A part of Pectobacterium cacticida genomic DNA contains:
- a CDS encoding YoaH family protein, with the protein MIAGIPALTHEEQQEAVERIQELMSEGMSSGQAIAIVAEEIRKHHHGDNVAMMFDEDDDDLGDINDSEHFFDDGEEPEEQ; encoded by the coding sequence ATGATTGCAGGTATACCCGCACTAACGCACGAGGAGCAGCAAGAAGCCGTAGAGCGTATTCAGGAATTGATGTCTGAAGGCATGAGTAGCGGCCAGGCGATTGCAATCGTCGCGGAGGAAATCCGCAAACATCATCACGGTGATAATGTTGCGATGATGTTTGACGAAGACGATGACGACCTCGGCGACATCAACGATAGCGAACACTTTTTTGACGATGGTGAAGAGCCCGAAGAGCAGTAA
- the pabB gene encoding aminodeoxychorismate synthase component 1 — translation MTDANTTHTTANAFVTTSDPSVFYHSLPYHPNVLLERFAPFSQQPWAMLLHSGFADHPHNRFDIMVADPRVTLCTRDGKTEISRDGVTHCVDGDPFSLLQQQLDALGLVTSANPDFPFQGGALGLFGYDLGRQIETLPTQAERDINLPDMAIGLYDWALVADHYRKTLTLIAHHSLQARLDWLSTPPVSTSPNRFSLTDNWQANMSRAAYGEKFRKIQAYLNAGDCYQVNLAQRFSADYVGDEWQAFLQLSAGNKAPFSAFLRLPENTVISVSPERFLWLENRRIQTRPIKGTLPRLDDPEADEQQRVRLANSPKDRAENLMIVDLLRNDIGRVATPGSVRVPELFVVEPFPAVHHLVSAIEARLPENCPATTLLRACFPGGSITGAPKIRAMQIIEELEPQRRNAYCGSIGYISLCGTMDTNITIRTLLTENGKIYCWAGGGIVADSNEQAEYQETFDKVGRILPLLENARITQV, via the coding sequence ATGACTGACGCCAATACGACCCACACCACCGCAAACGCTTTTGTCACCACGTCTGACCCTAGCGTCTTCTATCACTCATTGCCTTATCACCCGAACGTTTTGCTCGAACGTTTTGCTCCTTTTTCCCAGCAACCGTGGGCGATGTTGCTCCATTCAGGGTTTGCCGATCATCCGCATAACCGTTTCGATATAATGGTGGCCGATCCGCGGGTCACGCTGTGCACCCGCGACGGCAAGACGGAAATTTCCCGTGACGGTGTCACGCATTGTGTCGATGGCGATCCATTCTCCCTGCTGCAACAGCAATTGGATGCGCTGGGGCTGGTTACCTCCGCCAATCCCGACTTTCCGTTTCAGGGGGGGGCGCTTGGCCTGTTTGGCTATGATCTGGGACGTCAGATTGAAACGTTACCGACCCAGGCAGAACGGGATATCAATCTGCCTGATATGGCGATTGGTTTGTATGATTGGGCGCTGGTTGCCGACCATTACCGAAAAACGTTAACGTTGATCGCACATCACTCTCTTCAGGCCCGGCTCGACTGGTTAAGCACCCCGCCCGTTAGCACCTCGCCAAACCGCTTCAGTCTTACAGACAACTGGCAGGCGAATATGTCACGCGCCGCCTACGGCGAAAAATTCCGTAAAATACAAGCATATCTCAACGCGGGCGATTGTTATCAGGTCAATCTGGCGCAGCGTTTTTCCGCCGATTATGTTGGCGATGAGTGGCAGGCATTTTTACAATTATCGGCAGGAAATAAAGCGCCCTTTTCCGCCTTCCTCCGCCTGCCGGAAAACACCGTGATCAGCGTGTCGCCGGAGCGTTTTCTCTGGCTGGAAAATCGCCGTATTCAGACGCGGCCGATTAAAGGTACGTTGCCGCGTCTTGACGATCCAGAAGCGGATGAACAGCAGAGAGTGCGGCTTGCCAATTCCCCAAAAGACCGCGCTGAGAACCTGATGATTGTCGATCTACTACGCAATGATATCGGCCGTGTCGCGACGCCGGGTAGCGTTCGCGTACCAGAATTGTTTGTTGTCGAGCCTTTTCCCGCAGTGCATCATCTGGTTAGCGCCATTGAAGCCCGGCTACCGGAAAATTGTCCTGCTACCACGCTACTGCGCGCCTGCTTTCCTGGAGGATCGATTACTGGTGCGCCCAAAATCCGAGCCATGCAAATCATTGAAGAGTTAGAACCCCAACGCCGCAATGCCTATTGCGGCAGTATCGGTTATATCAGCCTATGTGGAACCATGGATACCAACATCACCATCAGGACATTGCTCACCGAAAACGGCAAGATTTATTGTTGGGCAGGCGGCGGCATCGTTGCAGACAGTAACGAACAAGCAGAATATCAGGAAACGTTTGATAAAGTGGGTCGTATTCTCCCGCTATTGGAGAACGCCCGAATAACGCAGGTATGA
- a CDS encoding CoA pyrophosphatase, producing the protein MSEIALPPTTFTLNHFITRFQLQRPVAARQSVSQSRQAAVLVPIMRHAVPTLLLTRRSMTLRKHAGQVAFPGGAADISDGSIIDTALREAQEEVAIPPDNVHVLGVLPPVDSVSGFQVTPVVGLIDAQTRLRPSEDEVDELFEIPLEDAFTLTRYYPLDIERKQQRHRVYLSWYRQQFVWGLTAAIIHQLALQISV; encoded by the coding sequence ATGAGTGAGATAGCTTTGCCGCCTACGACGTTTACGCTGAATCATTTTATTACTCGTTTTCAGTTACAACGCCCGGTAGCGGCGCGCCAGTCGGTGAGTCAATCGCGCCAGGCTGCGGTTTTGGTGCCGATTATGCGCCACGCGGTACCCACATTATTACTGACCAGACGCTCAATGACGCTGCGTAAGCATGCCGGACAGGTCGCCTTTCCCGGCGGCGCTGCAGATATTAGCGATGGTTCAATCATTGATACCGCTCTGCGCGAAGCGCAGGAGGAAGTTGCGATTCCCCCCGATAATGTCCATGTGTTGGGTGTGCTACCGCCAGTGGACAGCGTCAGCGGCTTTCAGGTCACGCCTGTCGTTGGGCTTATCGACGCGCAAACCCGTCTACGCCCAAGTGAAGATGAAGTTGACGAACTGTTTGAAATTCCGTTGGAAGATGCCTTCACGCTCACGCGTTATTACCCGCTGGACATTGAGCGAAAGCAACAACGCCACCGTGTCTACCTCTCCTGGTATCGGCAGCAGTTTGTCTGGGGACTCACGGCCGCCATCATTCACCAGCTTGCGTTGCAGATATCCGTCTAA
- a CDS encoding TerC family protein, translated as MEFLLDPSIWAGLLTLVVLEIVLGIDNLVFIAILADKLPPKQRDKARIIGLSLALLMRLGLLSLISWMVTLTRPLFSLGDFSFSGRDLILLFGGMFLLFKATMELHERLENKTHDGNGNRAHASFWAVVAQIVVLDAVFSLDAVITAVGMVDHLGVMMTAVVIAMGVMLLASKPLTNFVNEHPTVVVLCLSFLLMIGLSLVAEGFGFHIPKGYLYAAIGFSILIELFNQISRHNFMKHQSRRPLRERTAEAILRLMGTRKNTDDVDEDEPQDKPATETFVDEERNMISGVLTLASRSLRTVMTPRTEISWVDSESSVEQIRMQLLDTPHSLFPVCRGSLDELIGVVRAKDLLVALETQTDVESFAAANPPIVVPETLDVINLLSVLRRAKGSLVIVTNEFGVVQGLVTPLDVLEAIAGEFPDEDETLEIIPDGDGWLVKGGTDLHALQQALDCNDLVDPKEDYASLAGLLLAHCDEFPNVGDTIELHHLRFQIVEISEYRIELVRVERVVDQEEDAEEA; from the coding sequence ATGGAATTTTTGCTAGATCCTTCAATCTGGGCAGGTTTATTGACGCTGGTGGTACTTGAAATTGTTTTGGGTATCGACAATCTGGTGTTTATCGCCATTTTGGCGGATAAACTACCCCCCAAACAGCGAGATAAAGCCCGCATTATCGGTTTAAGCCTGGCGTTGTTAATGCGTCTGGGTCTGTTGTCTTTGATTTCCTGGATGGTCACCCTGACACGTCCACTTTTCAGCCTCGGTGATTTCAGCTTCTCTGGACGCGATCTCATCTTGTTATTCGGCGGTATGTTCCTCTTGTTTAAAGCAACGATGGAACTGCATGAACGGCTTGAGAATAAAACGCATGATGGCAATGGTAATCGTGCACACGCCAGTTTCTGGGCCGTGGTGGCGCAGATTGTGGTGCTGGATGCCGTGTTCTCGCTGGATGCGGTCATTACCGCCGTGGGAATGGTGGATCATTTGGGTGTGATGATGACCGCCGTGGTGATCGCGATGGGTGTCATGTTGCTCGCTTCCAAGCCGCTCACCAATTTTGTCAATGAACACCCAACGGTGGTTGTGCTGTGTCTCAGCTTCTTGCTGATGATTGGCCTAAGCCTGGTGGCGGAAGGTTTCGGCTTCCACATTCCTAAGGGTTACCTGTACGCCGCTATTGGTTTCTCTATCTTGATCGAGCTGTTTAACCAAATTTCCCGTCACAACTTTATGAAGCATCAATCACGCCGTCCCTTACGTGAGCGAACCGCAGAGGCAATTCTGCGCTTGATGGGAACGAGGAAAAATACAGACGACGTGGATGAAGATGAGCCGCAGGATAAACCCGCCACAGAGACTTTCGTCGACGAAGAACGCAATATGATCAGCGGCGTACTTACTTTAGCGTCGCGTTCGTTGCGCACGGTAATGACGCCGCGCACGGAAATCTCCTGGGTGGATAGCGAAAGTTCTGTTGAACAGATCCGGATGCAATTGCTGGATACGCCCCATAGCTTGTTCCCCGTTTGCCGGGGATCGCTGGATGAACTTATCGGTGTTGTTCGGGCTAAGGATCTGCTAGTCGCTCTTGAAACGCAGACTGATGTGGAAAGCTTTGCCGCGGCTAACCCGCCAATCGTCGTGCCGGAAACACTCGACGTGATTAATCTTTTGTCGGTTCTGCGTCGCGCGAAAGGCAGCCTGGTCATCGTCACTAATGAATTTGGGGTGGTGCAAGGGTTGGTGACGCCATTGGATGTGTTGGAAGCGATCGCCGGCGAATTTCCAGACGAAGATGAAACGCTGGAAATTATTCCAGATGGGGATGGCTGGTTAGTGAAGGGCGGAACGGATTTACATGCATTGCAGCAAGCGTTGGATTGTAACGATCTTGTTGATCCAAAAGAGGATTATGCCTCATTGGCAGGCCTCTTGTTAGCGCATTGTGATGAGTTCCCGAACGTTGGCGATACCATTGAACTTCACCACCTGCGTTTCCAAATTGTAGAAATATCTGAATACCGTATCGAACTGGTGCGGGTCGAACGTGTTGTAGACCAGGAAGAGGATGCCGAAGAGGCGTAA
- the manX gene encoding PTS mannose transporter subunit IIAB produces the protein MSIAIMLCTHGATAGPLLKTAEMILGEQSNVAWIDFVPGENAETLIEKYQEKLSQLDTSQGVLFLVDTWGGSPFNAASRLVVDKENYEVVTGVNIPMLAETFMARDDNPSFVDLVSVALEAGRDGVKALKHQKTADIVPPPSSPAQAHPPLTPANPGEHMKIGLARIDDRLIHGQVATRWTKETNVSRIIVVSDEVAADNVRKTLLTQVAPPGVTAHVVDVAKAIRVYNNPKYAADRVMLLFTNPTDVLTLVENGVNITSVNIGGMAFKQGKIQVNNAVSIDEKDIEAFKALDKLGIELEVRKVSSDSRLKMMDLINKMAR, from the coding sequence ATGAGTATTGCAATCATGTTATGCACTCACGGCGCCACTGCGGGACCGCTATTGAAGACAGCGGAAATGATTCTGGGCGAACAAAGCAATGTCGCCTGGATAGATTTTGTTCCCGGAGAAAACGCCGAAACATTGATAGAAAAATATCAGGAAAAACTCTCACAGTTAGACACCTCACAAGGCGTACTATTTCTCGTTGATACCTGGGGAGGTAGCCCGTTTAATGCGGCCAGTCGTCTTGTCGTGGACAAAGAAAACTATGAAGTTGTCACAGGCGTTAACATCCCTATGCTCGCAGAAACGTTTATGGCGCGAGACGATAATCCCTCTTTTGTCGATCTGGTGTCTGTCGCGCTGGAAGCCGGTAGAGATGGCGTAAAAGCACTGAAACATCAGAAAACGGCCGACATCGTGCCGCCTCCCTCCTCCCCGGCCCAAGCGCATCCACCTCTGACGCCGGCCAATCCCGGCGAACATATGAAAATTGGCCTGGCGCGCATTGACGATCGATTAATTCACGGGCAGGTAGCCACACGCTGGACGAAGGAAACTAATGTTTCACGCATCATCGTCGTCAGCGACGAAGTCGCCGCCGATAACGTTCGCAAAACGTTATTGACTCAGGTTGCGCCACCGGGGGTTACCGCTCACGTCGTGGATGTCGCTAAGGCCATTCGTGTTTATAACAATCCGAAATATGCCGCTGACCGTGTCATGTTACTGTTCACCAATCCAACAGACGTATTAACTTTGGTCGAGAATGGCGTAAATATTACCTCAGTCAATATTGGCGGTATGGCATTTAAGCAGGGGAAAATTCAGGTAAATAATGCCGTCTCTATCGATGAGAAGGACATCGAAGCGTTTAAAGCGTTAGATAAACTCGGCATTGAATTGGAGGTTCGAAAAGTTTCATCCGATAGTCGACTTAAAATGATGGATTTAATTAACAAAATGGCGCGCTGA
- a CDS encoding PTS mannose/fructose/sorbose transporter subunit IIC gives MEITTLQIVLIFLVACVSGMGSILDEFQFHRPLVACTLIGAILGDLTTGIIIGGTLEMIALGWMNIGAAVAPDAALASIISTILVIAGGQGIGAGIALAIPLAAAGQVLTIIVRTITVAFQHAADSAAERGSLRAISWIHVSALLLQAMRIAIPAVIVAISVGTDAVHAMLNAIPEVVTNGLNIAGGMIVVVGYAMVINMMRAGYLMPFFYLGFVTAAFTEFNLVALGVIGIVMAVLYIQLSPKYNKVQGQPVASGANDLDNELD, from the coding sequence ATGGAGATTACCACGCTTCAAATTGTGCTGATATTTCTCGTCGCGTGCGTTTCGGGGATGGGCTCGATTCTCGACGAATTCCAGTTCCACCGCCCGCTCGTCGCCTGTACGCTGATAGGTGCGATACTGGGTGATTTAACAACGGGGATCATTATCGGCGGTACACTGGAGATGATCGCTTTAGGATGGATGAATATTGGCGCAGCCGTCGCGCCAGATGCGGCGCTGGCCTCCATTATTTCAACCATTCTGGTTATTGCAGGGGGTCAAGGAATCGGTGCCGGTATCGCGCTGGCAATTCCGCTGGCTGCAGCCGGGCAAGTATTAACCATCATTGTACGTACCATTACCGTTGCCTTCCAACATGCGGCGGATAGCGCGGCTGAGCGAGGAAGTCTGAGGGCCATCAGTTGGATTCACGTGTCCGCCCTGCTGCTACAGGCCATGCGTATCGCAATTCCGGCAGTAATAGTGGCGATCTCCGTCGGCACCGACGCCGTCCACGCCATGCTGAACGCTATCCCAGAGGTTGTGACTAATGGCTTGAATATCGCCGGCGGTATGATTGTTGTCGTAGGCTACGCAATGGTCATTAATATGATGCGCGCGGGTTACCTGATGCCATTCTTCTATCTTGGTTTCGTTACCGCCGCGTTCACCGAGTTTAACCTGGTGGCGCTGGGTGTCATTGGGATTGTGATGGCCGTGCTGTATATCCAGCTCAGCCCGAAATATAACAAAGTTCAAGGTCAGCCCGTTGCTTCAGGCGCCAACGATCTTGATAACGAACTGGATTAA
- a CDS encoding PTS mannose transporter subunit IID — MIENTNVKKLTNSDIRAVFIRSNLFQGSWNFERMQALGFCFSMVPVIRRLYPENSDERKQAIKRHLEFFNTHPFVAAPVLGVTMAMEEQRANGAPIDDAAINGLKVGLMGPLAGVGDPIFWGTARPVFAALGAGIAMSGSLLGPILFFVLFNLVRLLVRYYGVAYGYRKGIDIVSDMGGGFLQKMTEAASILGLFVMGALVNKWTHVNIPMVVSTVTNQNGETTVTTVQSVLDQLMPGLVPLLLTFGCMWLLRRKVNALWLIMGFFAIGIFGYWIGLLGV, encoded by the coding sequence ATGATCGAAAATACTAACGTCAAGAAACTCACTAATAGCGATATCCGCGCGGTGTTTATTCGCTCCAACCTATTCCAGGGTTCCTGGAACTTTGAACGTATGCAGGCGCTCGGTTTTTGTTTTTCCATGGTGCCCGTGATCCGTCGGCTTTATCCCGAAAATTCGGACGAGCGTAAACAGGCGATAAAACGCCATCTTGAGTTCTTCAATACCCATCCTTTCGTAGCAGCCCCGGTGCTGGGTGTTACCATGGCCATGGAAGAACAACGTGCGAATGGCGCCCCCATTGACGATGCGGCGATAAACGGCCTGAAGGTCGGTCTGATGGGGCCACTGGCTGGAGTCGGCGACCCGATATTTTGGGGGACTGCCCGTCCTGTCTTTGCCGCACTGGGCGCAGGAATTGCGATGAGCGGTAGTTTGTTAGGACCGATCCTCTTCTTCGTCCTGTTTAACCTGGTTCGCCTATTGGTCCGCTACTATGGCGTGGCCTATGGTTATCGCAAGGGGATCGATATCGTTAGTGATATGGGCGGCGGCTTCCTGCAAAAAATGACCGAAGCAGCGTCTATCCTCGGCTTATTTGTAATGGGAGCCTTGGTCAATAAGTGGACTCATGTCAATATTCCAATGGTCGTGTCGACCGTGACGAATCAGAATGGAGAAACGACGGTGACCACGGTGCAATCCGTGCTTGACCAACTCATGCCTGGGCTTGTTCCTCTATTGTTAACGTTCGGCTGTATGTGGTTACTACGGCGCAAAGTAAACGCGCTATGGCTCATCATGGGCTTCTTTGCGATTGGTATCTTTGGATACTGGATCGGGCTGCTAGGCGTGTAA
- a CDS encoding DUF986 family protein, protein MTITDITLVVLIALALSYAVYDEFIMDKRKGKTRLLVPLKRVNRLDTLIFIGLVGILIYQNVINNGAVITTYLLISLAFMACYLAYIRRPKLIFKSTGFFYANTFICYSRIKNMNLSEDGVLAIDLERRRLLIQVNQLDDLEKIYNFMIENQ, encoded by the coding sequence ATGACAATAACGGATATCACGCTGGTGGTGCTGATTGCGCTCGCACTCTCCTATGCCGTCTATGACGAGTTCATTATGGATAAGCGTAAAGGGAAAACACGACTTCTTGTTCCTTTGAAGCGAGTAAACCGTCTCGACACACTAATTTTCATCGGTTTAGTCGGCATTCTTATTTATCAAAACGTGATAAATAATGGGGCTGTCATCACCACCTATCTCTTAATTTCCCTGGCTTTTATGGCGTGCTATCTCGCCTATATTCGCCGGCCAAAACTGATTTTTAAATCGACCGGTTTTTTTTATGCTAATACGTTCATTTGTTATAGCAGAATTAAAAATATGAATTTATCTGAAGATGGCGTCCTCGCAATCGATCTTGAGAGACGACGTTTATTGATACAGGTTAATCAGCTTGATGATTTAGAAAAGATATATAATTTTATGATTGAAAATCAATGA
- the mntP gene encoding manganese efflux pump MntP, which produces MNLSATLILAFGMSMDAFAASIGKGAVLHNPRFRDAIRTGLIFGAIEAITPLIGWALGFFASQYILEWDHWVAFILLAILGGRMVVEGLRNTPDCRCEKVKNHSLALLICTAVATSLDAMAIGVGLAFLQVNIFHTAMVIGCATMIMVTLGMMIGRYIGPILGKKAEVIGGLVLIGIGCNILYEHLGYAA; this is translated from the coding sequence ATGAATCTGTCAGCAACACTGATCCTAGCATTTGGTATGTCCATGGATGCCTTCGCCGCGTCAATAGGTAAAGGTGCCGTCCTGCATAATCCTCGCTTTCGTGACGCCATCCGCACTGGCCTCATTTTCGGCGCGATCGAGGCCATCACGCCACTTATCGGCTGGGCCCTCGGTTTCTTTGCCAGTCAATATATCCTCGAATGGGATCATTGGGTTGCGTTTATCCTGTTAGCCATCCTTGGGGGCCGCATGGTTGTTGAAGGGCTTCGGAATACCCCAGATTGTCGCTGCGAGAAAGTTAAAAATCATAGCTTGGCATTGCTAATTTGTACCGCCGTCGCCACCAGTCTAGATGCGATGGCTATCGGCGTCGGTTTGGCTTTTCTTCAAGTCAATATTTTTCATACTGCGATGGTGATTGGCTGTGCCACCATGATTATGGTGACACTCGGAATGATGATAGGCCGTTATATTGGCCCGATTCTCGGTAAAAAAGCTGAAGTCATCGGCGGGCTGGTTCTGATCGGTATCGGCTGTAATATCCTGTATGAGCATCTCGGCTACGCTGCCTAA
- the rlmA gene encoding 23S rRNA (guanine(745)-N(1))-methyltransferase: MSYQCPLCQSPLVRQLRQWTCGIHSFDCAKEGYVNLLPVQFKRSKQPGDSAEMMQARRRFLEAGHYQPLRDAVAQHLEPIVPDDATALLDIGCGEGYYTAALARRLLSHKVMTIYGLDVSKAAIQRAAKRYNNVEFCVASSQRLPFQDRSLDAVVKIYAPCNETELKRTVKVGGWVITVSPGPKHLYQLKAEVYDDVHLHPSKDEVLSGFQLKELHQLTYPMQLVGQEAAALLQMTPFAWRAKPGVRERLQAMPVFTCETDFIVRLHQRVLHDEVI, from the coding sequence ATGAGTTATCAGTGTCCGCTATGTCAGTCGCCTCTGGTAAGGCAACTGCGGCAATGGACGTGTGGTATACATAGTTTTGATTGCGCAAAAGAGGGATACGTTAATTTGCTGCCCGTGCAGTTTAAGCGCTCAAAACAACCGGGCGATAGCGCCGAAATGATGCAAGCGCGGCGCCGTTTTCTGGAGGCTGGTCATTATCAACCGTTACGTGATGCTGTGGCGCAACACCTTGAGCCTATTGTGCCGGATGATGCTACGGCATTGCTGGATATCGGTTGCGGAGAGGGATATTACACGGCGGCGTTAGCACGACGACTTCTATCGCACAAGGTAATGACAATATATGGGTTAGATGTTTCTAAGGCAGCAATACAGCGTGCGGCGAAGCGGTACAACAACGTTGAGTTTTGTGTCGCTTCCAGCCAGAGGCTGCCTTTTCAGGATCGTTCCCTTGATGCGGTTGTAAAAATTTATGCGCCCTGCAATGAAACCGAATTAAAACGCACGGTTAAGGTTGGAGGGTGGGTGATAACAGTATCGCCGGGCCCCAAGCATCTTTATCAATTAAAGGCAGAAGTTTACGATGATGTACATCTGCATCCAAGCAAAGATGAAGTGCTTTCTGGCTTTCAGCTTAAAGAGCTGCATCAACTTACTTACCCGATGCAGCTCGTCGGGCAGGAAGCGGCGGCTTTATTACAGATGACGCCTTTCGCCTGGCGGGCTAAGCCGGGGGTTCGCGAGCGGTTACAGGCAATGCCGGTGTTTACCTGCGAAACGGATTTCATCGTTCGTTTACATCAGCGCGTACTGCACGATGAGGTGATATAA
- the cspE gene encoding transcription antiterminator/RNA stability regulator CspE, with protein MAKIKGQVKWFNESKGFGFITPADGSKDVFVHFSAIQGNGFKTLAEGQNVEFEIQDGQKGPSAVNVTAL; from the coding sequence ATGGCAAAGATTAAAGGTCAGGTTAAGTGGTTCAACGAGTCTAAAGGTTTTGGTTTCATTACGCCTGCTGATGGCAGCAAAGATGTATTTGTTCACTTCTCTGCAATTCAAGGTAATGGTTTTAAAACCTTGGCCGAAGGTCAGAATGTAGAGTTCGAAATTCAGGATGGCCAGAAAGGTCCTTCCGCAGTAAACGTCACCGCGCTGTAA
- a CDS encoding DUF2627 domain-containing protein codes for MNGIFSKEESGTTEESGTTFNVACCFSADPYLSASSSNDFGLSV; via the coding sequence ATGAATGGCATTTTCAGTAAAGAAGAGTCAGGTACAACCGAAGAATCAGGTACAACCTTTAACGTTGCATGCTGCTTCTCTGCCGATCCTTATCTTAGTGCCTCAAGCAGTAACGACTTTGGTTTGTCTGTATAA
- a CDS encoding metal ABC transporter substrate-binding protein, whose translation MIGFYAHLSKRFNRTALLFTLLMLIGIPAQAAEKLKVITTFTIIQDIAQNIAGDAATVESITKPGAEIHDYQPTPRDIVKTQSAQLVLWNGMNLERWFTRFFENVKNVPAVVVTEGITPLPIREGAYNGNPNPHAWMSPSNALIYIDNIRNGLIQADPANAEIYNRNAKAYAEKIKALDAPLRERLSRIPEQQRWLVTSEGAFSYLAKDYQFNEVYLWPINADEQGSPQQVRRVIDTVREKAIPVVFSESTVSDKPAKQVSRETGAKYGGVLYVDSLSTADGPVPTYIDLLQTTVETIAKGFNQ comes from the coding sequence ATGATCGGTTTCTATGCTCATTTATCTAAGCGGTTCAACCGAACTGCACTGTTATTCACCTTATTGATGTTAATCGGAATTCCAGCTCAGGCGGCCGAAAAACTTAAAGTCATTACCACCTTTACTATCATTCAAGACATCGCACAGAATATTGCAGGCGATGCCGCAACGGTTGAATCGATCACTAAACCCGGTGCAGAAATTCACGACTACCAACCGACGCCACGCGACATTGTTAAAACACAGTCTGCTCAGTTAGTACTGTGGAACGGTATGAACCTAGAACGCTGGTTCACCCGTTTTTTCGAGAATGTGAAAAACGTGCCAGCCGTTGTCGTGACGGAGGGGATTACTCCACTGCCTATCCGGGAAGGCGCTTATAATGGCAATCCCAATCCACATGCCTGGATGTCACCTTCTAACGCATTAATTTACATCGATAATATACGTAACGGTTTGATTCAGGCCGACCCAGCTAATGCGGAAATTTACAATCGCAACGCAAAAGCCTACGCTGAAAAAATTAAAGCGCTGGATGCCCCACTGCGCGAACGCCTTTCCCGCATTCCAGAACAGCAGCGTTGGTTAGTCACCAGTGAAGGCGCATTCAGTTATCTGGCAAAGGATTACCAGTTTAATGAGGTGTACCTCTGGCCGATTAATGCTGACGAACAAGGCTCGCCCCAGCAGGTACGCCGAGTGATTGATACCGTACGCGAGAAGGCTATTCCCGTCGTATTCAGTGAGAGTACCGTTTCCGATAAACCGGCGAAACAGGTCAGTAGAGAAACAGGCGCAAAATATGGCGGTGTCCTATATGTGGATTCACTGTCTACCGCTGACGGCCCCGTTCCAACCTATATCGATCTGTTACAAACGACGGTGGAAACCATCGCTAAAGGATTTAATCAATGA
- a CDS encoding manganese/iron ABC transporter ATP-binding protein has protein sequence MNHIRTVQSLDVNDVSVTYSNGHQAIRHASFSLTDGTICALVGVNGSGKSTLFKSIMGLVKPTSGQVLLNQQPIYHALKQNLVAYVPQTEEVDWNFPVLVTDVVMMGRYGRMNFLRIPSKQDRAIVAESLERVGLSTLQHRQIGELSGGQKKRVFLARALAQQGSVLLLDEPFTGVDVKTENAIIDLLRTLRDEGHLILVATHNLGSVPEFCDNVILVNRTALAAGPTHSTFTQSNLEKTFGGVLRHINLGGPHLHDDDDVRSVTVLTDDERPAVFYGSTKSDPPASRGKPGEKTS, from the coding sequence ATGAACCACATTCGCACCGTACAATCTTTAGACGTTAACGATGTGTCGGTGACTTATAGCAACGGACATCAGGCCATTCGTCACGCCTCTTTTTCTCTGACAGATGGTACGATTTGCGCCTTGGTTGGCGTGAATGGCAGCGGAAAATCGACGTTGTTCAAAAGCATCATGGGGTTGGTTAAGCCAACCTCCGGGCAAGTCCTCCTGAATCAACAGCCTATCTACCATGCGCTAAAACAGAACCTGGTTGCCTATGTACCACAAACGGAAGAGGTGGATTGGAATTTCCCTGTTCTGGTCACAGATGTGGTGATGATGGGCCGCTACGGGAGAATGAATTTTCTACGTATACCCAGCAAACAAGATCGTGCCATTGTAGCGGAATCTCTGGAGCGCGTCGGGCTTTCGACGCTGCAACATCGCCAAATCGGGGAGTTATCCGGCGGTCAGAAAAAACGCGTTTTCCTGGCTCGCGCATTGGCCCAGCAAGGTAGCGTGTTACTGCTTGACGAGCCGTTTACCGGTGTTGATGTCAAGACAGAAAACGCTATTATCGATCTGCTACGAACCCTGCGCGATGAAGGACATTTGATCTTAGTGGCGACGCATAATCTTGGCAGCGTTCCCGAATTTTGCGACAACGTAATTCTGGTCAATCGTACCGCCTTAGCCGCAGGGCCGACACACAGCACCTTTACCCAAAGCAATTTGGAAAAAACGTTTGGCGGCGTTTTACGTCATATCAACCTCGGCGGCCCTCATCTTCACGATGACGACGATGTCCGTTCGGTGACAGTGTTGACTGACGATGAACGGCCTGCCGTGTTCTATGGGTCGACCAAGAGCGACCCGCCGGCCTCGCGTGGGAAACCGGGGGAGAAAACGTCCTGA